The following is a genomic window from Chaetodon trifascialis isolate fChaTrf1 chromosome 13, fChaTrf1.hap1, whole genome shotgun sequence.
tatggaaaaagtacacatttgaataacatgcctaaaactcagcggtagtttatgatctatttgtaaaatctacggagaaatataactgtttttgacagtgtggcagtcgctttcgtcccgaagtgaggactcaaacgggacgctgcggggctcgccgaaccccagtcaaaaatccacaaatttaaagttatctcgctttttctccaaaatctgcgtcggtccgcgcgtttcgatctgggaaagtaatcagtaggctctgctgagtaattcggcttaaagaattgaccatgagaaggtttttaaacggttttttcagtgcttcatcaattgcttattagatcaggcgaattgaactccgttcgtctatggctcatcgaagctatcgcttgttgggtgcttcttgacattaacggatcattaatgtagcgtcttagctgacatatttctgttctatatttgttttattttgtatggggcagcaatctctccacataactggctgttcaaggtcaattataggtagggttgccacccgtcccgtaaaatacggaatcgtcctttaattgacaattgaatgttgggacgcgatttgttccgtattttcacaaatgtccaatacacatgtctgtcacacacacacacacacacacacacacacacacacacacacacacacacacacacacacacacacacacacaaacacatcaacactatgttgtgtgtctgtgcctcgctgcctgcgtgtgttgctgtcacggttgcctagagacagacatcacacaccggggctgctcacaacacccgcgccttttaaaaatgtccactacacccgatactccaaCACGTCCTCAACAGcgaaaacgcttgcaaaagtacagacgtgagtgggaagaggcacatccttggctgcacagcgtcagtggagatgattactattagactattgtgatttgatttgtcggatgaatgatcatttatttaatatacagcagtatcagccaatataaatggccatttaaagaacaaatcacactaatggattaacagttaatagataaatattgttaagagaaaacgtttatttttaaaatatatatacatttccaaagagctggagggaaatctgagatataagaagcaaatgtcagttcctgaaagactccgagactaattggctcagatgctgaaaagaaataacatgaccaaacttgaaaatggaatggatctgctaaaatatgccgagtcatgttatgtaatgctttgggatcatgaatgtcaaatgacatcttTAGCTGACTCTGTAACAACGATTAAGTCATCCTGCTGAATAGTTTTGtgctttgacctcttcagcttcatcgattttagtaaatatatgcttgaatctgaatttgatgcaacaacacatttcaacaagttgggacaggagcaactaaagactgggaaagttgtggaatgctccaaaaacacctgtttggaacaccccacaggtaaacaggttcattgataacaggtgagagtgtcatggctgggtatgaaaggggcgtcctcagtcgctcacaagtaaggatggagcaaggttcaccactttgtgaacacatgtttgtatgaaggagattactacatgggatctttgtgctactgatgtcagtaaacacagatcatttgcgaatgattgtgttctgtttttcctttttttggaatcggggttgaaCATGTGGGtagaatgaaatcagtgttcGTCTCTTGTATTTGACTCTTCGGTGTGTCACGTActatcacagctgtttgtttctgcagcccatacttgagtttacagaaattgctagatttcaaaattttaagcaaaataatatctacaaagaatctacatgagaattagacaaactaaatattaacacaagaaaaaatagctgaacagacaattcaataaggacctttattcAAACCAACgagtccaacttcaagcagccttacttcaaaataagtgtcaatggatgtcgagacatcaaaaaagaccttccttgggacatgttaaaaaatagcccttacaccctctaacacacttttgcttgggactgctcacagactgaaattacactgtcccacacataaataataataataatataatacatgaAAAGAAGAGCcttcctttggggaaaaacaataactttccgagttcaacagagtcctttcagagtgaatgttcagagctgctgcagtaaattgcaaagattcataaaaacaaacaaaaaaatgtatctgagaaacttgctcaaaatgttgaaaatgaaaacattcaaacattactgaaatatCCACTGTCTTGACAgtttctctataacatcacatggattagtgttcctccaaacagagcaatagaaataagtaagaaaatgaaaacaaggtggacatataatggacaattagtgtgcgttggttcggcgaggagaaacacttgcaggaccacctcattgaggggcagttgccccaaacagcacagcctacactgaagtacaTTATGTCTATGAGTATGACGCTCTACTAATTCATTCTTAAGGCGTGTTGTGTTGACGAGGTGACATCACCGATCAGGTGACCCGCTACAACCAACGAGGTGTCCAGGGCGTGGTCTGCCTCAATCAGTTTAGCACAATGAAAGATCCCCGTTGCTTTGCAGCGAAAGATGATCGCCCGTCTCACTTTACATCATGATGTTGTAGCGGTTCGTCAGAGGAGCTGAATTAGTTTCCGTTGCACTTGCTGTCAGTGAAAATCAAAACAGACCGCTTGTGTGCAGCCAGCGTCATGCATCCAATGCCTGTGTGCTCGGCTAGCGACGGAGACATATTTGACTGTatacagagaggaaatgtggaACTGTGTATGCACTTCCTTCAAAATGATCGATCAATCCTCAAGCAAAAAGGTAAGGTAGAATAAAAATCACATCTTCATCTGGTTTTTATTTACAGCATGTGTATTTGTAGACTACAGACCAGTACTTCATTTGTTCctgtcagcatgtcagcataTACAGTTTTTAGCCTTTAACGGTCAGTGATGGTATTTCCTGCTTTGCTAATtgtttataaaaagaaaaagaaaagaaagaaagaaaaaatattaatatagtTTACCAAGAGAATAAAACCTGTTACACCTACATTATATCTGTAATACACATTTTGTCTTCTGAAATCTGTATCATATAGCCAAGTTAACTTATGAGCACATATCATAACATTGAACATGTCTAACTTTACATTATGTTATTTTCAAAGGACCTCTGTAAACTTTGTCTTGCCTGCTGTGTCCTGATGTGATTTTGTCACAGTGCCAGCAGGGAACCTAaccctgctgcagctcctctgtgagATGGTCTGGCACAGATCTAGATGGACAGATCCTGtaacaacacagcacaaagtCACATTGTGCCAAAAGGAACCCTAACACCAACTCCAGAGGCTTTTAGAGATCAACAGGCTGACAGGCCGTGCATTTACGTCAGGCTTATATTGTTAGTCACAGGGCCTGTAGATCAGCTTGAAGGTCTCCATCTTCCaacctgatgtgtgtgtcttcatccaGGCTGGGGTGGTTTCACCCCGCTCCACTATGCTGCCCTGCACGGTAACCGCCCCCTGGTTGACCTTTTCCTCAGTAATGGAGCTGACCCCAACCTGGCATGTGATGCGGGACAGACAGCCTTTCATTttggctgcaggtgagcagcgGCTGCATATCTAGGTCTCTTGTTTAAAACAAGCATGTGTAAATTTTCAAGGTGACATTGTCCTTATATGAACACTGTGCTTCTCTGTCCAGTCCTTGATTCTGTGTAATAACAGCTTGTACTTTTGACTCCCATAAGGCAAGGGAACATCTATATCATGCACCAAATGATGCAGTATGGAGCTGATTTGCGTCTCATAGACCTGCAGGGAAAAACATCACTGCATCATGCAGTCACTGGGGGCAACATGTGAGTGCAGGAAACAACGTATCGCCACTAAGTTTGATGTTTGAGAACATCGTGCATGCACTAACTGTTAGTTATCTTTCCCAGTGTTGCCGTGCACTATTTGTGGGAGACAGGAATGTTCCGGTTTGCAGACACAGACATGTACCAGGTAACACCCCTTCACCTGGCTGCATCCACAGGCAACACAGAGGTGGTCCGGTATTTGCTCAGAGACCAGGTATGATGTAGTCTTCACCCTCTTGCACACTCACTGTgcattttaaactgcattttaaagtttcaaagctacattaaaatgttttggaTGAGAAAATTGAgttaaattaaaatgtaaaggGAATATGTTGCTGTCACACCCACTAAGAATTAACACGCAGAATGTACTGAGATTTTACTCAACCTTTAGCtgcttttcatcacttttagctcattgttttggttctcaAGCCCACACTTTTACAGTATGATTAAGTGTTCATCAACCCATCGTATAAAACTGATGGCAGCCATTTTTAGATAGTAAGCTAAGATGAGCTAATACCTCAACTCAACTCTGCATAAAATggcaaaagctgaaaaaaggaACTGActtgtgaaaaaaaggaaaaaacgaAAGTCCATAAGGGCTGTGTTTCTGCCCCCCAGTGATCCCAATCCACATAAATATAACCAGGGACGTGGTTAATCTTAGCCCACATGCTTGGGAATGTGGCCAAGTTCAGTTAAATCTTGAGGTGCCTTTGTGAAACAGGGCCCATTGCAGATGTTCTTTCAGCAGCTCTGCCCCTCCTCAgacctctgtttgtgtgtcagcgaTGTGCAGTGGATGCAGTTGACCAGCAGGGAGCGACAGCGCTTCATGTTGCAGCAGAGAGGGGCGGAGTGGAGGTGTGCTGGACACTGCTGCAGAGAACAGGCTGCGGGATGCTCTATGAGAAGAACCACAGCGGCCTCACACCACTGGACCTCTGCAAACAGGGGAAAACATTTAGGTGAATCTGCTGTCTCTAGAAATctctggaaaaacactgacgAGCAGCCCACTGCTTGGCATAGTAACACCCCCTCAGTTCCTTCAAATATCCCGTATGTTCGCATTTCCAGATTGCTTTTTTCCTCTTGGGATCCTGAGCTGATTAATTCTTTGCTATACTGTGTATTTTTCTCTAGACATCAGCAACTCACCAAGCTACTGAGTCGGTACATTAATGAGCCAATACACCACAAGCCCAGAGAGTCTCATGGTAAATATTACTCTGTAGTTTCATTTAGTGAAGCAAGGATGATAACAGTGGTGATAATATTtgaactgctgtgtgtgtgtttatgtgtttttcacaCATCTTTCCATGTTTCATATCATGTGTCTTTCCTCAACAGTTTTGTATTACTGGACGCTGTTTTTTCCATCCCTGGGTGGAGCTGCCATCCTGCTGATAGCAGCCATGGTGGGAGGCTATGGGGGCCTGATCTGCGGTTTGCTCTTCCCCTGGCTGGCCAGAACCATCTTCACACAGTACCACCGCATGACCACGTACCAAAGGTTTGACAAACAGTGCATGTTTATCAGAAAgtcaacacatttcactgtttgtttttatctgtgttgACATCGCATCCGTCTTCCCTCCAGGTTACCCAACCCGATCTACCTGGGAACCCTCATAGCTGGCTTGTTCCACTCCCTGCTCTGCTTCTATGGAAAAATAATGCCTAATATCCTTAACAAATGTTGAACACGTTAAGTCTCATGTCCCTGGATATTTTTGTATCATCTGGCTTTTACTGCCATGCCAGCAGTATGACATATGGATTAGGTGAGCACAGGCTCTCCAAAGAATAAATCCTTTGTATTTTAGTACAAAGCTCCACAAGCTTCCTTGTGAAAGTCGTCAGTGGGTCAGTGCTCTCCCAGCTGTCTTGCtcgcacacatacgcacagtGAGGCAAATACAATGTAGGATTTGcatattaaaatgacaaatgttcaTCCTTAGCCTTTTGAATGTGTGTGGCCAACCAGTGCTCTGGTCCAGGTGTCGATGGTCCACTTCTCCCTGGTCCTTGGTTTGTTCTGTAAGGTTCTGACTCAGGACCCGGGGACACTGGACAGAGCAGACGCAGATCCTCGATTCTCCTGTATTGCTGACCTGGTGGAGAACAACCAGAGCCCTCACAGGTTCTGTCCATACTGTGAGGTAAGACATTGACATTGCTCATAGTTCATGGTCGTGTTTGCATTACTCCATACCTACCTATGTCTCTAGTTATCTGTACATACATTCTAACTCCCCTTCAAAATGTTCTTGACACACCCATGCTAAAATCCGAGCTGTCACAATGAAtcaatgtcaaaatgtgatgaaatatttattttgtttgagtCTCAGCAAGTTGACATTTATCCCATAGTGAAGCTAGAGGAGTGCACTCAGCACAGGTGTGTCTGGGGGCATGTAGGTGGGGAACAGGGATTGCAGGGCAAGCTGTGTCCAATGAAGGGGGGGCAGGATGCTGGTTCTAAAACAAGAGTgatgtaaaatgtcagtttcaaagtgaaaatggcAACTAAAGCTGTTGATCACTTACCGGCCGGTAAAGGGGAGTGAGGGGTCAGCAGTCAGTGCCgatataaaacagagcagtcaaTAAAACAGGTGTTTCCAAAATTGTGAATCGCTGCAACCGTGAGAGGTCCTTGAGCAAACAGccataaatataaatataaatacacttaTTAGGCTGATGGATCCAGTAGTGGCCGATGTGAGATTAGCTGcagatagatacacacacacacacacacacacacacacacacacacacacacaaattcaggATCCCCTCTAGGCTTACGCCTGATGGAGATAATTAAAAAGCAGTAATAAAAAGCAGTGGATGTCTGAAAGAtgggaaataaaacacaacatccttTTGGAAAAGGTTGATGGTAAAGTTAAAGCTGCACATTTTCTGGTTCGGGGCTGCATCATACAAAGTTGCGAGTCCTCACCCGTGTtgctctccctgtctctgcttTGCTCGCAGCTGTTTCTGCCCGACTACACGAAACACTGCaagctgtgtgatgtgtgcataAAAGACTACGACCACCACTGCCTTTTCCTCAACCGGTGCGTCGGCCGGGGTAACCATCgcctcttcctgctcttcatcctctccatGGTGATTGCCCACCTTCTTTTTGTTGCTACGGCAACAAGTTACCTGTATGACAAGATGCCTGCGGGCAGTCACAGCTTGTCATCGTGGCTCTCGTTGCTGGGGGAGGAGTTCTGGGTTGTGGTCATGATGAGCATGAATGCACTGACGCTCCTTTGGGAGGTGTGGCTACTGACCGAGCAGTTTGATGCCGTCGCCACGGGGATGACCACCTACTTCCGACAGTGTGAAAGCTCGGCACGACAGAGGTCCCTCGGACAGCGCTGGGTTATAGTGCTGTCATTTCTGCTGGAGGGGCGAAGGCGGGTGGGCAGCGGGCAAACAAGAGAGGACAAAACTGCCATAGACATTTagacctgtcagtctgtcttgTATCCAGCTGTGGTTTCATCATCGCTCAAAcgctgattccaaaaaaagttagGACACGGTCGAAAACATATataaaacaggatgtgaaactagctaatcctttttgacaaatactcaattgaaagcagtacaaaaacaaaatatcaaatattttacctcatcagcttgaTTGATGTTTAtgaatatatgcttattctgaatttaatgcggtgacacgtttcaaacatgtttgggacaggagcaacaaaagactgtttggatcattccaaAGGGTAAACAGGTTCGTTGGTAACGGGTGAtattatcatgattgggtatgaaaggggcatcctggaaaggctcagtcattcacaagcgaggatggagcgaggttcaccgctttgtgaacacacgactacattctgtcttatttgtggttttgcacagcgtcccaactttttcaGAATCAGGGTTTTACAAATGGACATTCTCGGTTTACAGAGTCTTTGCTTTACACTCAACTTTGTGAGAATGTCCTCTTTAGATTCAGTAACTCTCTAACGCCATATAACATGTTGCActtgaatgcaaaaaaaaaaaaaaaaaaggttatatCCTAATATTCTATTTTAATATACAGCAGCCTGTAGAGTAGATTCATCAGCAGATTTGTCCAAGTGGCTAGCAGGATAACTAGCACTAAGATTTTAGATGTTCTCCTAGTTTTTAGAGACCTCACTGAATACTTGTAATGAACTTACTGGTTTTCATTCTGTGTAAGGTACTGGATATTTCCTGAACTGTGTTTTAGCAGGGAAAACGCCTCTGAATGAATTCTCGCGTTCACACCTATTTTTGTATTCCACATCAGCCTACTTTTTTAACATcattcatgttgttttaattCAAAGTGTGTCATGGTTTAAAGCGTAGTTCAAGGTtatgaatgtttctgtgttgtaaCATTAGCAGGTTCTGTGATTAGCCAGTGATAATGGTTAATGGCGAGTGCACTGAAAGGCTTTGTTCCTAACATAGTGTCATTACCTTGCTGACCTGCTCCCAGTCATTTGCGCCATGAcacttcctctgctctcactAATGAGACATGCTCTTTTCATGCCTTCAATTAAACATACTCATTTCCGATGTGTCCCTCAGGACCATATTTCTAGATTATAGATGATGTTCCCCACACTCCTCAGAGGCTGGTGTGTCTGGACAGTGTGAGTGGCTACGTCACGTTATTTAGTGTCTGCTGTATTGCCTGTCATGCATATTGGAGTGGTTAAGATGAGTGCATGTAAGCCTGTGAAACTGAGAGCTCTTACTGTATTTCTCTGTCCCTGGATCAGTGTTACTGTATTGAACTGCCTGCCATTTGTCAATATCCCAACATAATTTATATGTGCTATTGAATTTTATCTGTGGTTACACAGTTTCTTTTGGTTTCCAAGATGATACCatgatgtttttctgctgtaagaaaaatatgtttaataAATCACTCAAGTCTGCCATTTCTAAAAAGAAATAGCTTTCGTTTCAGGTTCAAAGCTTGTGACCTTCCCTCTGGGTTTACATTATTTAAATCGCCAGCAGCCATAGCATTGGATTACTAAGAAAAAATACAGTAAGAACATCAGTATTAGAAACTCATAATATTTTTTTATACAGAAGTCAGCAGTTTTCACTTCTCCATCATGGCAGCTCACTTCCTTtaaggagagacagactgaaaaagaaGAGACAACAGGAGAACATcgcacagctgtgttttatttctctgtaaagCAGGACCTATCTCAGCAGCTGCTTGGGATTATGTGATGCTTTCTTGTTCAGCACGGAGAAGCTGACTGCAGACCTCGAGTCGTCTGGTCTGCCCGTCCAAGATGACATGGCAAGTAATACTCTCATGACTGTCTTTATTTCCTCCTATTCACATCAGCATTCTCCAGGCACACGTCATTGGTGAGTTCATGATGGCAGCTATAGTGGCCCCCACTCTTTGGGTATGTGAatgtcatttgatttgtttctcAGTGGTTATCAATTAAGTGGAGGGCTGAGATGTCAGTGTTGCCATTGTTTAgatgtttagtgtgtgtgtgtgtgtgtgtgtgtgtgtgtgtgtgtgtgtgtgtgtgtgtgtgtgtgtgtgtgtgtgtgtgtgtgtgtgtgtgtgtgtgtgtgtgtgtgtgcgcgcgcgcgcgcgctgcGTGCCTGTGTGCCTCCGTGTGTCTCcgtgtgtctgactgtgttgTGGCTTTAGAAATGGCCCCAGTGGATGGAGAAGGATGCACTGTGTGACGAGTTTACCACCATGAAACCATCAAGGATTCCTCAGACAAGTGACAAGTTAAGGGAATTGGCAGGTAAAAGCTCTGTTTGTTGagtttgttttgatgatgtCTGTGATGATTTTTccaaattcaacattttttttgctcCCTGAGCTTTCATATAAAGATAAGACATGTATCTGAGTCCACACCATTTCTGTATCATATCCATCTGTATGAGCCTGTCTCTGTAGCAGTTTTTATGAATGTGTACAGATTTATATTACTTACTTACTAATATAAAGCAACTCCTTTATAAAGCCTTCATGATGGCAGTGTATAGTGTTAAGCATTTGCCATTGACTCTTACATGTGACCTGAGTAGTTTCTCCTTATGAGAAAGCTCAGTCAGCTCTCCGCTCAGTCTCTGCATTGCATTTCAATCTCGTCCACCCTCTTGAACTGCAGCATGTATCTGCTTTATCACATCCACTACAACCCTACTAGGCAGAATAGGAAGAAGAACATCACACCCTTGAGTGCTGTGGTTTTCATTATGCAGATTGCTGAGTGACTGGGAAATGTGGCATTTCCCCTCCGACTTTAAATCTTAGCCTGAATGAGTCGAGATGCTAAATATGACCGTTGGACTGTGgtattttgtcagttttaaaTGCGCGTCCACCCGAGTTAGTCATCTAGATGCAGATAATACAATGCCATGGCCGCTTGCTCTGCATTAAATGGTAAGACTGGTGTCAGTTCAGTCAAATGTATTGATCTGAGGTTGTACTTCAGGTACAGAGGAGACCATAATCAAATCCATGAGCAAACAACTGGAGTGACTATGAAGACTGTGCAGCGATGAGGGGGCTGATGTAAAGAAATGGGTGACAAGACAGAGGGCACACAGCCAGACATATTTATAGATGGTGAGAAATTGATACTAAAAGTGTGCAgcagaaggcagagagagagagagagagagagagagagagagagagagagagagagagagagagagagagagagagagagagagagagagagagagagagagagagagagagagagagagagagagagagagagagagagagagagagagagagagagagagagagagagagagagagactcgaGATATGTGAGAACAACAGCACACCGGGCCAGtgggacagacagggggagtgagaggaagggaaggaggggaggaagaggagagcgtGTGGTTACGTGctcataagtgtgtgtgtgtgtatgggtgtgtgtgacaTCAGACAGTGTCCAAGTGCAAGACAGTGAGccacggagagagagagatgctaggagaggatgaggagtaaCAGGGCGAGGCAGCAGCGAGAGGcgctgagcgtgtgtgtgtttgaggaatAGTGTGTGAACAGAGGGATGCAGTCATGTCTCTGTGAGAGGGAGCAGCACAGCAACGGTAACCATGCTGAGCCCCAAGATAAAACAGGCACGCCGGGGTAAGCGCGgtccctcctcccctttctccaTCCCTGCTCTGCGctccatctcttttctctttttccatgcttctctgtctctgcagcccaTCTCGTTTTCTCCCTGCCTCGCTAGAGCTccatctgtcctgctgtctttgtAATAATGTTAACATCAAAATTATTGTCAGTGCTTGCTTTGATAATGACATCAAAAAGGTGTAATAGCGCCATTTTAGCACCAAATTGGCACACCAGTGTCATTCTGCATCCCAGTGACCATTGTTATCAGCAGTGACCTGAGTTTTCTTGCATGATCTGAAGTGTTGGGGCTTTTATCTTCCGTGTCCAGTGCTCAGTGAGCGTTAACAGGCTCTACTACAGGGTGATGTAATCCCTCGTCTCTCTTGATTATACCATCCTCATTCCTAGAAGATTTGATCCTGGTGGAGATACTGTGGGTTGTAGTAAACATGGCTGCTGGAAGGATAATCCTCCCTCCAGCAGTGGTCTGCATCCTGACATGTTCGCACCTTGAGCACATGACCACACCTCTATTTATTCAGGGGTTATTGGGTTAGTTTTTTGGTTTTGAGCAGGCGACAGACAGATCAGAGGTGCTGAAAGGAAAGTAGAGCTCTCTACTCCTGGAAATCACAACAGCTGACTGTCAAACATAGTTCCTCTAACACAGGGTAAAATCCACTTGTGACCACTGAAGTCGGGATATATATACGTGCCTCTCACATGACTGCGTGAAGATGAATAAGGAAGCTGTAAATCACAGGAGCAACGCCTGGCACCAAGATTATCACGATGCAGAGTATAGATACTTGCTGCGCTCTTCATAGCAGGTGGTTGCTACAGACAGCCGACACACACTGTTGCAGGTCGTCTGGGGAGTTGTGACAGTTGCAAGCTAATCTCAAGGAAATGGGCTAGCGCTGGTTTTTAGAGAGTATCCACAGAGGCATTAACACCCTGACAGGAGATAAAAGTCTGTGAGGATTTCCTTTTGAATCACATTTTTGTATGAAAATTAACATAATGGAGCAAAATATTGTCTTGCAGCAGCTTTAATAACCcttatgttgtgtgtgtgtgtgtgtgtgtgtgtgtgtgtgtgtgtgtgtgtgtgtgtgtgtgtgtgtgtgtgtgtgtgtgtgtgtgtgtgtgtgtgtgtgtttaggcaTTGGGTCGTTTCTTCATTTCTCCCCTGGCAGTCATTGTCTTATTCTAGACCAGCCATAAAAAGTAAGACCATAAAAGATGATGATGGGGAAGAGAAGtgcctctcctttctccttcacCAGCACAGTTGGAGAGTGCAGCAGCCACTTCAGTTTGCTTGCCACGTTTTGTGCTCTTGCCATCTCTCATTTGCTGTAATGGTATTCTCCTTTGATTAGATTcccagctctgctctcctctgacCCTTTAATGCAGCATCATTCAGG
Proteins encoded in this region:
- the LOC139340842 gene encoding uncharacterized protein, with amino-acid sequence MHPMPVCSASDGDIFDCIQRGNVELCMHFLQNDRSILKQKGWGGFTPLHYAALHGNRPLVDLFLSNGADPNLACDAGQTAFHFGCRQGNIYIMHQMMQYGADLRLIDLQGKTSLHHAVTGGNIVAVHYLWETGMFRFADTDMYQVTPLHLAASTGNTEVVRYLLRDQRCAVDAVDQQGATALHVAAERGGVEVCWTLLQRTGCGMLYEKNHSGLTPLDLCKQGKTFRHQQLTKLLSRYINEPIHHKPRESHVLYYWTLFFPSLGGAAILLIAAMVGGYGGLICGLLFPWLARTIFTQYHRMTTYQRLPNPIYLGTLIAGLFHSLLCFYGKIMPSVWPTSALVQVSMVHFSLVLGLFCKVLTQDPGTLDRADADPRFSCIADLVENNQSPHRFCPYCELFLPDYTKHCKLCDVCIKDYDHHCLFLNRCVGRGNHRLFLLFILSMVIAHLLFVATATSYLYDKMPAGSHSLSSWLSLLGEEFWVVVMMSMNALTLLWEVWLLTEQFDAVATGMTTYFRQCESSARQRSLGQRWVIVLSFLLEGRRRVGSGQTREDKTAIDI